The nucleotide window GGCGGGGGCGCGAACCGACGCGGGCGCTGGCGCTGCTCGCGGCCGTGGGGCTGCCGGGCTACGGCGACCGGCGGCCGGCGGACCTGTCGGCCGGCGAACGGCAGCGTGTGGCGCTCGCGCGTGTCCTGGGCAGCGATCCCCGCGCGCTGCTGCTCGACGAGCCGTTTGCCGCCGTCGACGCCGCCGTGCGCGAGCAGTTGCGGCGGGACCTGATCGCCCTCGTCGAGGCGCGGGACCTGCCGCTGGTCCTCGTGACGCATGACTTCGACGAAGCCCACGTCCTCGGCGAGACGATCGTGGTTCTCGTGGCCGGACGCGTGGTCCAGACCGGCGCGCCCGCGGATGTCGCCAGGTACCCGCGAACCGCCACCGTCGCCCGGTTGGTCGGCGCCTCCAACGTGCTGGCCGGCCGCCTCGTCGGGCGGGAGCCGCCCCGCGCCGTCGTGCGGGCCGGCCCGTTTCTGCTCCGGCCGCTCGCCCCCGGGATCCAGGGTCCGGTGAGCCTGTGCGTGCGCCCGGATCACGTCCGTCTACGACCGGCCGGGTCGGGCGGGGTGGACGCGCGCGTCCTACGCGTGCTCCCGAGGCGCGTTGGAGCGACCGTGCTGCTGGTGACCGACGGGATGGAGCTCGAAGCGTGGGTGACCGAATCGGTCCCCGCGCCGGGGACCCTCGTCGATGTGTCAATTCCCGACGAAGCCGTCCACGTTCTCGACCAGGAGGATGAGACGATGATGCGGACGCCCGTCTCGACGCTACCATGAGCCGGACGGGAGGGCCGACCGCGGCGAGATGGCTCGCGGCGTGGGCGATCATCCTCGCCGCCGCGCTTGTGACCGGAGATGACCGCGCCCCCGCCGCGGCGGCCGAGGCGCCTGTGCGAGTGCTGTATGCCGGCTCGCTTGTGAACATCATGGAACGCGACCTGGCCCCGGCATTTACCCGACAGACGGGCATCGCCGTACTCGGGCGGGCCGGTGGATCGACCGCCCTGGCGTACCTCATCCGCGACGGCCTCGTCCCCGCCGACGTGTTCGTCAGCGCCGACCCGGCCGTCAACACTCTTCTCGCGTCCGGGACCGGCGCACCGTCGGTTCCGTGGTTCCTCGCCTTCGGCAGCACCACGATGGTGGTCGCCTATGCGCCCGGCAGCCCGTTCGC belongs to bacterium and includes:
- a CDS encoding ABC transporter ATP-binding protein; this translates as MVNVTATCRVGTFVLDVAFRSAHRRTVLFGPSGAGKTMTLQCMAGFLVPPRGYVEVGDAVLLDTAREINVPPWERRVGAVLQGDALFPHLSAAANVMYGMRPIWRGREPTRALALLAAVGLPGYGDRRPADLSAGERQRVALARVLGSDPRALLLDEPFAAVDAAVREQLRRDLIALVEARDLPLVLVTHDFDEAHVLGETIVVLVAGRVVQTGAPADVARYPRTATVARLVGASNVLAGRLVGREPPRAVVRAGPFLLRPLAPGIQGPVSLCVRPDHVRLRPAGSGGVDARVLRVLPRRVGATVLLVTDGMELEAWVTESVPAPGTLVDVSIPDEAVHVLDQEDETMMRTPVSTLP